One Acidimicrobiia bacterium DNA window includes the following coding sequences:
- a CDS encoding lysylphosphatidylglycerol synthase transmembrane domain-containing protein, which produces MALPDAAPPRPRAGWMRALRLVVSAALLAVLVSKIDFEDLVPGHRSLPGAVAFLVAGILLMAASIVLAAWRWQKVLEAFDAFVPLRRLTSHYFAGQFVGNVLPSTIGGDVLRVSRVAGDVGARDTALASVVIERLTGFVSLPLLILLGFLARPDLVGEPNAWIALTCGAGTIGVLGLILVLAGHPNLAGRFTNHENWMRYVGMVHVGVDRLRRTPRRATEVLVAAVAHQVAVVAAVYCAVHTVGLTIPNAAVLAYVPAVAMAQVLPISVGGFGLREGMLALLFHPLGAETGAAVTVGLLWYAMNLIASLGGAPAFAIGQRRHVPVGGKA; this is translated from the coding sequence ATGGCGCTCCCCGACGCCGCTCCGCCGCGCCCCCGTGCGGGCTGGATGCGGGCGCTGCGGCTGGTCGTGAGCGCTGCGCTCCTGGCCGTGCTGGTGAGCAAGATCGACTTCGAGGACCTCGTCCCGGGCCACCGGAGCCTGCCCGGCGCGGTGGCGTTCCTGGTGGCCGGGATCCTGCTGATGGCGGCCAGCATCGTCTTGGCGGCCTGGCGCTGGCAGAAGGTCCTCGAGGCGTTCGACGCCTTCGTGCCGCTGCGCCGACTCACCTCCCACTACTTCGCGGGCCAGTTCGTCGGCAACGTGCTGCCGTCCACGATCGGCGGTGACGTGCTGCGCGTGAGCCGCGTCGCCGGCGACGTCGGCGCCCGGGACACGGCCCTGGCGTCGGTGGTGATCGAGCGGCTGACCGGTTTCGTGTCGTTGCCCCTGCTGATCCTCCTCGGGTTCCTCGCCCGCCCCGACCTGGTCGGGGAGCCGAACGCCTGGATCGCGCTGACGTGCGGGGCCGGCACGATCGGCGTCCTCGGCCTGATCCTCGTGCTCGCCGGCCATCCGAACCTGGCCGGCCGGTTCACGAACCACGAGAACTGGATGCGGTACGTGGGCATGGTCCACGTGGGCGTCGACCGGCTCCGCCGCACCCCCCGCCGGGCGACGGAGGTGCTCGTCGCCGCCGTCGCCCACCAGGTGGCGGTCGTGGCCGCGGTCTACTGCGCGGTGCACACCGTCGGGCTGACGATCCCGAACGCGGCCGTCCTCGCGTACGTGCCCGCGGTCGCCATGGCCCAGGTGCTGCCGATCTCGGTGGGCGGCTTCGGGCTGCGGGAGGGCATGCTGGCGCTGCTGTTCCACCCGCTCGGCGCCGAGACGGGCGCGGCGGTCACGGTCGGGCTGCTCTGGTACGCCATGAACCTCA